From a region of the Lactuca sativa cultivar Salinas chromosome 4, Lsat_Salinas_v11, whole genome shotgun sequence genome:
- the LOC122194469 gene encoding NEP1-interacting protein-like 2 yields MADFMEELLRGRFSEERFPPELLTAYHFQQVSMSPVDVLDFNDDVAHKGLSDDSLRRLPWHKISDESKPNQTICCTICLQDVKVGEIA; encoded by the exons ATG GCTGATTTTATGGAGGAGCTTCTTCGTGGAAGGTTTTCAGAGGAACGTTTTCCACCTGAACTTTTAACAGCGTATCATTTTCAG CAGGTGAGTATGAGTCCTGTTGATGTACTTGATTTTAATGATGACGTGGCACACAAAGGGTTGTCAGATGATTCATTGAGACGCTTACCATGGCACAAGATTTCAGATGAAAGTAAACCGAATCAAACCATTTGTTGCACAATATGTTTGCAG GATGTTAAAGTTGGTGAAATTGCTTGA